The proteins below are encoded in one region of Levilactobacillus namurensis:
- a CDS encoding alpha/beta hydrolase, whose product MDLSLVELAMISGATSVVGRLRTRRKLAKWQRQRPRVTPQIPTLFVHGLRGSSKTMAAMLKAAVHVGHCRPLTIHVTHAGKLKISGKWDDQAEHPLIQVTFGNNQARLAFQVRWLHEVMIYLRGQHGVQAYNAVGHSAGSVALVAYAEAFGQDSWLPRLKKLVTIAGPFNGVIGMNESHNTNFLTETGRPKIVYPQSFWLPSYADLYQRREAFPNDAAVLNIYGDLEDGSHSDRYISTASARSLRYLLGTIPASFREVGFRGAGAEHSRLHDNPQVQALVFDFLFQEPAPTINLASVKMS is encoded by the coding sequence ATGGACTTAAGTTTAGTAGAATTAGCAATGATTTCGGGAGCGACCAGTGTGGTTGGTCGGCTACGGACCCGCCGTAAGCTGGCTAAGTGGCAACGTCAACGGCCACGGGTGACCCCGCAGATTCCTACGCTCTTTGTCCACGGACTACGTGGCAGTTCTAAGACCATGGCGGCCATGCTGAAAGCTGCCGTCCACGTGGGCCATTGTCGGCCGTTGACCATTCATGTGACCCACGCGGGCAAGCTGAAAATCAGCGGCAAGTGGGATGACCAAGCCGAACACCCGTTGATTCAGGTGACGTTTGGCAATAACCAAGCCCGGTTAGCGTTTCAGGTACGGTGGCTCCACGAAGTCATGATCTACTTACGCGGCCAGCACGGGGTTCAAGCCTACAATGCGGTGGGCCACTCGGCGGGAAGCGTGGCCTTAGTGGCCTACGCGGAAGCCTTTGGCCAAGACTCCTGGTTACCCCGTTTGAAAAAGCTGGTGACCATTGCCGGTCCCTTTAACGGGGTGATTGGGATGAACGAGAGCCATAACACCAATTTCCTAACGGAGACCGGTCGGCCGAAGATCGTGTATCCCCAAAGCTTCTGGCTTCCCAGTTACGCGGACCTCTACCAACGCCGGGAGGCTTTCCCGAACGACGCGGCGGTCTTGAACATTTACGGCGATCTCGAAGACGGGTCGCATTCAGACCGCTACATCTCGACGGCTTCCGCGCGTTCTTTGCGTTACTTACTAGGAACGATCCCCGCGAGTTTTCGGGAGGTCGGTTTCCGGGGAGCCGGAGCGGAACACAGCCGCCTGCACGACAACCCGCAGGTCCAAGCGCTGGTCTTCGACTTTCTCTTCCAGGAACCGGCGCCGACGATTAACCTAGCTTCAGTTAAAATGAGTTAA
- a CDS encoding DegV family protein: MQTEKIAILVDSCSDVPASVLQAADMALLPVNVIFRDRVYEDRVTITPAEFYRRQATEQATTASPTGKTVLEAFERIQESGYTHVLGVCISDKLSGTFQEVKLLSEDSPLKVHMVNTKNIGIGSGFSAIYAAQLRDQGLAFDDLVAEVERVVRQTKVFFYIPNLKYLVAGGRVGRVAGMAGTLLNVKPIISCDPDGVFAPVAKARGEKRALAKLISLVGETIGDHQQVSVSVVDGANPELRETILAQLQAAYPQVSDWGSGDISPALGVHTGPGLVGVGIQVRD, encoded by the coding sequence ATGCAAACTGAAAAAATTGCGATTTTAGTCGATTCTTGTTCGGACGTCCCAGCTTCTGTCCTCCAAGCGGCTGACATGGCACTCTTACCCGTCAACGTGATCTTTCGTGACCGGGTCTATGAAGACCGCGTGACCATTACACCGGCGGAATTCTACCGGCGGCAGGCGACCGAACAGGCCACTACGGCCAGTCCAACCGGGAAAACGGTGCTCGAGGCCTTCGAGCGCATCCAGGAGTCCGGCTACACCCACGTGTTGGGGGTCTGCATCTCGGATAAACTCTCGGGAACCTTTCAAGAAGTTAAGTTATTAAGTGAAGACTCACCCTTAAAAGTTCATATGGTGAATACTAAGAATATCGGGATTGGGAGCGGCTTTTCGGCCATCTACGCGGCCCAGTTGCGGGACCAAGGATTAGCGTTCGATGACCTGGTTGCGGAAGTCGAGCGGGTCGTGCGCCAGACCAAAGTCTTCTTCTATATTCCTAACCTGAAATACCTGGTGGCGGGCGGTCGAGTCGGCCGGGTCGCGGGGATGGCGGGAACGCTACTGAACGTTAAGCCGATCATCTCGTGTGATCCCGATGGCGTCTTTGCGCCAGTCGCTAAGGCGCGGGGTGAGAAACGGGCCTTGGCCAAGCTGATCAGCCTGGTGGGGGAAACGATTGGTGACCACCAGCAGGTCAGCGTCTCCGTAGTCGACGGGGCCAACCCCGAGTTACGCGAGACCATCTTGGCCCAGTTACAGGCGGCTTACCCGCAGGTCAGTGACTGGGGCAGTGGCGACATCTCACCGGCCTTGGGGGTCCACACGGGTCCCGGATTAGTGGGCGTGGGGATTCAGGTGCGCGATTAG
- a CDS encoding Nramp family divalent metal transporter yields MKKHETDATTKHHMLKSTDAGQKSLDEVNGSVDVPQNAGFWRTLAAYTGPGALIAVGYMDPGNWITSIAGGAQYKYTLLTVVLMSSLIAMLLQAMSARLGIVTGKDLAQLTRERTGKFTGFVLWIITELAIVATDVAEIIGSGIALKLLFGFPLLVGILITAADVLLLLVLMKLGFRKIEAIVATLVAVILFVFLYEVILSQPQMSEVVKGYLPSSLVVTNQGMLYLSLGIVGATVMPHDLYLGSSISQTRNFDRKNRKSVAQAIKFTTIDSNIQLTIAFIVNSLLLILGAALFFGTDSDLGRFVDLYNALSNSQIVGAIASPILSMLFALALLASGQSSTITGTLAGQIIMEGFINLKMPLWAQRLLTRLISVTPVVIFALYYHDNEAKIESLLTFSQVFLSVALPFAMIPLVIFTSNSKLMGEFVNKTWIKVLSWIIAVILIILNVYLILNTLGLA; encoded by the coding sequence ATGAAGAAACATGAAACCGATGCAACGACCAAGCACCACATGCTCAAATCGACAGACGCGGGCCAGAAGAGTCTAGACGAGGTCAACGGCAGTGTCGATGTCCCCCAAAACGCGGGATTCTGGCGCACCCTCGCCGCTTACACCGGCCCTGGCGCCCTGATTGCCGTCGGGTATATGGACCCCGGGAACTGGATTACCTCCATTGCCGGTGGGGCCCAATACAAGTACACGTTACTGACGGTGGTCCTGATGTCTAGTTTGATTGCGATGCTCCTCCAAGCCATGTCCGCCCGACTAGGAATCGTGACGGGCAAGGACTTGGCCCAGTTAACTCGAGAGCGAACGGGTAAATTCACCGGGTTCGTCCTCTGGATCATCACCGAACTAGCCATCGTGGCCACCGACGTCGCCGAAATCATCGGTTCCGGGATCGCGTTAAAGCTCTTATTCGGATTCCCCCTACTGGTCGGGATCTTAATCACCGCTGCCGATGTGCTGTTACTGCTGGTACTGATGAAATTAGGCTTCCGGAAGATCGAAGCCATCGTGGCCACGTTAGTCGCCGTGATCCTCTTCGTCTTCCTCTACGAAGTGATTCTCTCCCAGCCTCAGATGAGCGAAGTGGTCAAGGGTTACTTACCATCTAGCCTCGTGGTCACGAACCAAGGGATGCTGTACCTGTCCTTAGGAATCGTGGGGGCGACCGTGATGCCCCATGACCTGTACCTGGGGTCTTCCATCTCCCAGACGCGGAACTTCGACCGGAAGAACCGGAAGAGTGTGGCGCAAGCCATCAAGTTCACCACGATTGATTCCAACATTCAGCTGACCATCGCCTTTATCGTCAACAGTCTCCTCTTGATCTTAGGGGCTGCCCTCTTCTTCGGTACAGACAGTGACTTAGGCCGGTTCGTCGATCTGTACAACGCCTTAAGCAACAGCCAGATTGTCGGCGCCATCGCCAGTCCCATCTTGAGTATGTTGTTCGCGTTAGCCCTGTTGGCTTCCGGACAAAGCTCGACCATTACGGGGACCTTGGCTGGTCAGATCATCATGGAAGGGTTCATTAACCTGAAGATGCCTCTGTGGGCACAACGGTTACTGACCCGGTTGATCTCCGTAACGCCAGTGGTCATCTTCGCGTTGTACTACCACGACAACGAAGCTAAGATTGAATCGCTCCTGACGTTCTCGCAAGTCTTCTTGAGTGTCGCGTTACCGTTCGCGATGATTCCCCTAGTCATCTTCACCAGTAATTCTAAGCTGATGGGTGAGTTCGTGAACAAGACTTGGATCAAGGTCCTGTCTTGGATCATTGCGGTGATTTTGATTATCTTGAACGTTTATCTGATTCTAAACACGTTAGGCTTGGCCTAA
- a CDS encoding glucose 1-dehydrogenase: protein MSDRLAGKVAIITGGVAGIGLGIAECYVREGAKVVLTANHNVDGGKAAVAKFGDDVSLFVQQDVSQEADWQKVIDATIAKFGKLDILVNNAGIGPMMPVIEDVSLADWQKVIDVNLTANFLGEKAAINAMKQTNDAQGSIINVSSVAGLVGLPTAPAYSASKGGTRLLTHATALNLAQRKINIRVNSVHPGWIDTSIVPAAAKEQLIKTIPVGHMGQPKDIGEVCVYLGSDESSFANGAEFTVDGGQRA from the coding sequence ATGTCAGATCGTTTAGCAGGAAAAGTTGCGATTATTACGGGAGGCGTCGCCGGGATTGGTTTAGGTATCGCGGAGTGCTATGTGCGCGAAGGGGCCAAGGTGGTCTTGACGGCCAACCATAACGTGGACGGCGGGAAGGCCGCGGTTGCCAAGTTTGGGGACGACGTGAGTCTGTTCGTCCAACAAGATGTCTCGCAAGAGGCCGATTGGCAGAAAGTCATCGACGCGACGATTGCGAAGTTCGGTAAGCTGGACATCTTAGTCAACAACGCCGGCATCGGCCCCATGATGCCCGTGATTGAAGACGTCTCCTTAGCCGACTGGCAAAAGGTCATCGACGTGAACCTGACGGCCAACTTCTTAGGTGAGAAGGCAGCCATCAACGCCATGAAACAGACCAACGATGCGCAGGGGTCAATCATCAACGTCTCCTCAGTAGCCGGGTTAGTGGGCTTACCCACGGCGCCCGCTTACTCCGCCAGCAAGGGGGGCACGCGCCTGTTGACGCACGCCACGGCCCTAAACCTGGCTCAACGGAAGATTAATATTCGGGTCAACTCCGTCCACCCCGGCTGGATCGACACGTCAATCGTGCCAGCCGCTGCTAAGGAACAACTGATCAAGACCATCCCCGTAGGCCACATGGGCCAACCTAAGGACATCGGCGAAGTCTGCGTCTACTTAGGCAGCGATGAATCCAGCTTTGCCAACGGTGCTGAGTTCACGGTCGATGGTGGGCAACGCGCCTAA
- a CDS encoding NAD-dependent succinate-semialdehyde dehydrogenase, with amino-acid sequence MAYQTINPYTNEVVKTYDEATPEYIESSLAQAQKLYKQWRNDPIATRIPVLRKLAQIFRDETDSLAKVLTVDMGKLYSEAQGEVQLCAMIADYYADNAEEFLAPRKIDSIAGDAQLENHPLGVLMAVEPWNFPYYQMMRIFAPNFAAGDPIVYKHAANTPASALAFEDAVKRAGAPAGSLTNLFLSYDQVEQVIADPRVQGVALTGSKRGGTAVAAAAGKYLKKSTMELGGVDAFIVAHDADMAQVNEIAPRARLYNVGQVCTSSKRFIVTENHYDEFLANLKKSFAAAKLGDPMDPNTTLAPMNSKKAKEKLQEQVDEAVQNGATLAFVHDPVDSDGQFFLPTILTDIAKDNPAYGQEMFGPVAQVYKVKDDDEAIALANDTDLGLGGIVFAGSAEYGAELASRMETGQVYVNTFFSSLPELEFGGVKQSGYGRELGQNGIMSFVNQELVVKRDAPADNLAGGLVTAAHFN; translated from the coding sequence ATGGCCTATCAAACCATTAATCCATATACCAATGAGGTCGTGAAGACCTATGATGAAGCAACACCGGAATACATCGAAAGCAGCTTAGCCCAAGCGCAAAAACTTTATAAACAGTGGCGTAATGATCCAATAGCCACCCGGATTCCGGTACTCCGGAAACTGGCTCAAATCTTTCGGGACGAAACGGATTCGTTAGCTAAGGTCCTAACGGTCGACATGGGAAAACTGTACAGTGAAGCGCAAGGAGAAGTTCAACTGTGTGCGATGATCGCCGATTACTACGCGGACAACGCTGAGGAGTTCTTGGCACCACGCAAGATCGATTCCATTGCCGGTGATGCCCAGTTGGAGAATCATCCCCTGGGGGTTTTGATGGCGGTAGAACCTTGGAACTTCCCGTACTACCAGATGATGCGGATCTTCGCACCCAACTTCGCGGCAGGGGACCCCATCGTTTACAAGCACGCGGCCAATACGCCAGCGTCCGCGTTGGCCTTTGAAGATGCCGTCAAGCGTGCTGGTGCTCCAGCCGGCTCACTGACGAACCTCTTCTTATCTTACGACCAAGTTGAACAAGTTATCGCCGACCCCCGGGTTCAGGGAGTCGCCCTGACCGGTTCTAAACGTGGGGGAACGGCAGTCGCTGCGGCCGCTGGTAAGTACCTCAAGAAGAGTACCATGGAACTAGGTGGTGTCGATGCCTTTATCGTGGCACATGACGCTGACATGGCCCAAGTCAATGAGATTGCACCCCGGGCGCGGCTCTATAACGTGGGTCAGGTCTGCACGTCATCCAAGCGGTTTATCGTTACGGAGAACCACTACGATGAGTTCTTAGCCAACCTGAAGAAGTCCTTCGCGGCCGCTAAGTTAGGTGATCCGATGGACCCCAACACCACGTTGGCCCCTATGAACTCGAAGAAGGCGAAGGAAAAGCTCCAAGAACAAGTAGATGAGGCCGTGCAGAACGGGGCCACTTTGGCCTTTGTCCACGACCCGGTCGATAGTGACGGCCAGTTCTTCCTGCCAACCATCTTGACCGACATTGCGAAGGACAACCCGGCTTACGGGCAAGAAATGTTTGGTCCGGTCGCCCAGGTCTACAAGGTCAAGGACGACGATGAAGCCATTGCGTTGGCGAATGATACCGACTTAGGATTAGGTGGTATCGTCTTCGCCGGGAGTGCCGAGTACGGTGCGGAATTAGCGTCGCGGATGGAGACGGGGCAGGTTTACGTCAACACCTTCTTCAGCTCCTTGCCAGAACTAGAATTTGGCGGTGTGAAGCAGTCCGGTTATGGCCGTGAACTGGGTCAAAACGGGATCATGAGCTTCGTCAATCAGGAGTTAGTGGTTAAGCGTGATGCCCCGGCTGACAACCTAGCAGGTGGATTGGTCACAGCAGCGCATTTCAATTAG
- a CDS encoding TetR/AcrR family transcriptional regulator, with protein sequence MAASETKERIAESLASLLDHNTFDKVTVREIADEAEVHRKTFYYYFADKYELLAFVYQKFIVEAPRREKPVTITLENWRPETIQLLERIADHSKIFLNAYPYDDGVWRQSTNEFVAARLSILLHAMPEYRYLKEDVIDTSAEFVAAGAMGIINKWANDGFKATPRTVLDQITTANRLFNGILDRWKLS encoded by the coding sequence ATGGCAGCATCAGAGACTAAGGAACGAATTGCGGAATCCTTGGCATCGTTGTTGGACCACAATACGTTTGATAAGGTCACGGTTCGCGAGATTGCGGATGAAGCAGAAGTCCACCGGAAGACGTTCTATTACTATTTTGCGGATAAGTATGAGCTTTTAGCGTTTGTTTATCAGAAGTTCATCGTAGAGGCACCGCGACGGGAGAAACCGGTGACGATTACCCTAGAGAATTGGCGTCCGGAAACCATCCAGTTATTAGAACGGATTGCGGATCATTCGAAAATCTTTTTAAACGCTTATCCTTATGATGATGGCGTTTGGCGACAATCGACCAACGAGTTTGTGGCGGCGCGCTTATCCATTCTTTTACATGCCATGCCCGAGTATCGATACTTAAAGGAAGATGTGATTGATACGTCAGCGGAATTTGTCGCTGCCGGGGCCATGGGCATCATTAATAAATGGGCTAATGATGGCTTTAAAGCCACGCCCCGGACGGTCTTGGACCAGATTACGACGGCTAACCGGTTGTTTAATGGGATTTTGGATCGTTGGAAGTTAAGTTAG
- a CDS encoding NAD(P)/FAD-dependent oxidoreductase — translation MATILVLGGGYAGMRAVKFLQREVPSEHEIILVDKSGTHTEKTNLHEVAAGTIAPEKITYEINDIIGSRVNFIRDTVTNVDVDQKQVTLADHEPITYDYLVLALGFQSETFGLKGAEENALPMDDLATSEAVYQHIEKTIKGYSQTQDPNDLTIAVCGAGFTGIELLGELTQSLPKLQTKYNTPAIKLVCLERMTSILPMFDKSLGDYAMQFLAKHNVEMKLGSSITEITPNSVMYTDGNDQEHEVKANTIVWTVGVSGSHVIADSGFEQRRNRVVVNDDLTLKDHPEVYIIGDVSAVMDPESNRPYPTTAQIALAAGTQAAKNIGLQLRGRATQKFVYKSSGTVASLSDRDGIGEIGSGNRKVKGYVASALKKIITDRSLFESAHLSTVFAKGRFDLYH, via the coding sequence ATGGCAACGATTTTAGTATTAGGCGGCGGTTATGCGGGGATGCGGGCCGTAAAGTTTTTGCAACGGGAAGTTCCCAGTGAGCATGAGATTATCTTAGTGGATAAGTCGGGGACCCATACCGAAAAGACCAACCTCCACGAAGTGGCAGCGGGGACCATCGCACCAGAAAAAATCACCTATGAAATCAACGACATTATTGGCAGCCGGGTCAACTTCATTCGTGATACCGTCACGAATGTGGACGTTGATCAGAAGCAGGTCACCCTGGCGGACCATGAACCCATCACCTACGACTACTTGGTTCTGGCGTTAGGCTTTCAGTCGGAGACGTTTGGACTGAAGGGAGCTGAGGAGAACGCCCTGCCGATGGATGACCTGGCGACCTCCGAAGCTGTATACCAACATATTGAAAAGACCATCAAGGGCTACAGCCAGACGCAGGACCCCAACGACTTGACCATCGCGGTCTGCGGGGCTGGGTTCACCGGAATCGAATTGCTGGGTGAGTTGACCCAATCCCTGCCGAAGTTACAGACCAAGTACAATACGCCAGCGATTAAGCTGGTCTGCTTGGAACGGATGACCAGTATTCTCCCCATGTTTGACAAGTCCTTAGGCGACTACGCGATGCAGTTCTTAGCAAAGCATAACGTTGAGATGAAGCTGGGATCCAGTATCACGGAGATCACGCCGAATTCCGTGATGTACACGGACGGTAACGACCAGGAACACGAAGTGAAGGCCAACACCATTGTCTGGACCGTGGGGGTCAGCGGGTCGCACGTGATTGCGGACTCCGGCTTCGAACAACGGCGGAACCGGGTCGTGGTCAACGATGACCTGACTTTGAAGGACCACCCCGAGGTCTACATTATCGGGGATGTGTCCGCGGTGATGGATCCAGAGAGCAACCGGCCGTATCCAACGACGGCGCAGATTGCGTTGGCAGCGGGGACTCAAGCAGCGAAGAACATTGGGTTACAACTCCGTGGCCGGGCCACGCAGAAGTTCGTCTACAAGTCTAGCGGGACCGTAGCCTCACTGAGTGACCGCGACGGAATCGGTGAGATTGGGAGCGGTAACCGGAAAGTGAAGGGGTACGTGGCTTCAGCCCTGAAGAAGATCATTACGGACCGGTCGCTGTTTGAAAGCGCCCACTTGAGCACTGTCTTTGCCAAGGGGCGGTTCGATCTGTATCATTAA
- a CDS encoding SDR family oxidoreductase, which produces MTTLVIGAHGQVGQHIVHDLAANGETVFGGIRNAEQAASIDKQGGQARMFDLMGTADAMVPAMQGIDTVVFSAGSGGSTGDDMTLNIDLDGAVKSMIATEKAGIKRFIMVSAMGTGNRESWAKSSIRPYYVAKYYADQWLQHRTDLAYTIVRPGILTNDAPTGKLALNPTKSDNRSITRADVAATVAAVVAQPLPHQIITLVNGDTPIDQALSQVATLQ; this is translated from the coding sequence ATGACAACACTGGTTATTGGTGCCCATGGTCAAGTGGGCCAGCACATTGTCCACGACCTCGCAGCCAACGGAGAAACGGTCTTTGGTGGGATTCGGAACGCCGAACAAGCCGCTAGTATCGATAAACAGGGCGGCCAAGCCCGGATGTTCGACCTGATGGGCACGGCCGATGCCATGGTCCCCGCCATGCAGGGCATTGACACGGTGGTCTTTTCCGCCGGTTCCGGTGGCAGCACCGGCGACGATATGACCCTCAACATCGACTTAGATGGTGCCGTCAAGTCTATGATTGCGACCGAAAAAGCCGGTATCAAACGCTTCATCATGGTCAGCGCCATGGGGACCGGCAACCGCGAATCCTGGGCAAAATCCAGCATTCGCCCCTACTACGTGGCCAAGTACTACGCCGACCAATGGCTCCAACACCGGACGGACCTGGCCTACACCATCGTTCGGCCCGGTATTCTGACTAACGACGCCCCGACGGGTAAGCTGGCATTGAACCCAACTAAGAGCGACAACCGGTCCATCACCCGTGCCGACGTGGCCGCAACCGTGGCTGCGGTCGTGGCTCAGCCCTTGCCGCACCAGATCATCACCCTGGTCAACGGTGACACCCCTATCGACCAAGCCCTAAGTCAGGTCGCCACTTTACAGTAA
- a CDS encoding response regulator transcription factor: protein MQNTILLVEDEEGLASYVAKELTFEDFTVITADDGEKAWNLYQEHRDELLLILLDWMLPKVDGMAVLRRIRKHDDLPVIMMTARDYLGDKVTGLDNGADDYITKPFEIEELLARIRVIQRRAAHQSGLDQTYHVGDLSLVTKTRQVTRGTTHIQLTQREYDLLLFLMRHPGQVFTRDELLDNVWGVDFLGQQNVVDVYIGYLRNKVDLADLPQLFHTVRGVGYSLKVGDEP, encoded by the coding sequence ATGCAAAATACCATTCTTTTAGTTGAAGATGAAGAAGGCCTCGCAAGCTACGTGGCCAAAGAATTGACCTTTGAAGACTTTACCGTGATCACCGCCGACGACGGCGAGAAAGCCTGGAACCTGTACCAAGAACACCGCGACGAGCTACTCTTGATCCTCCTGGACTGGATGTTGCCCAAAGTCGACGGAATGGCAGTCCTCCGCCGAATTCGCAAGCACGACGACCTGCCCGTGATCATGATGACCGCCCGTGACTACCTGGGCGACAAAGTCACCGGCCTCGACAACGGGGCTGACGACTACATCACTAAGCCCTTCGAGATCGAAGAACTCCTAGCCCGCATCCGGGTGATTCAACGCCGAGCGGCCCACCAAAGCGGCCTGGATCAGACCTACCACGTGGGCGACCTGTCCCTGGTCACCAAGACCCGTCAGGTCACCCGCGGCACCACCCACATCCAACTGACCCAGCGAGAATACGACCTGCTCCTATTCTTGATGCGCCATCCCGGTCAGGTCTTCACCCGTGACGAGTTACTCGACAACGTCTGGGGCGTCGACTTTCTGGGCCAGCAGAACGTGGTCGACGTCTACATCGGTTACCTGCGTAATAAAGTCGACTTAGCCGACCTGCCGCAACTCTTTCACACGGTTCGCGGCGTCGGGTACAGTCTGAAAGTTGGTGATGAACCATGA